In a single window of the Aridibaculum aurantiacum genome:
- a CDS encoding acyl-CoA mutase large subunit family protein, with translation MSHDQKFTDSNIGINTVYTAEDVKDLSPELPGSFPFTRGVQPDMYRGRLWTMRQYAGFSTAEESNKRYHYLLSQGVSGLSVAFDLPTQIGYDSDHALSEGEVGKVGVAIDSIEDMQTLFQGIQLQDVSTSMTINATGYILLSFYVALAKQQGADLTKVSGTIQNDILKEYAARGTYIYPPKPSMRIITDIFEWCSQSLPKWNTISISGYHIREAGSTAVQEIAFTLSNGKAYVQAALEKGLDINVFGKRLSFFFNAHNNLFEEVAKFRAARRMWATIMKELGATDPKAMMLRFHTQTGGSTLTAQQPMNNISRVTIQTLAAVLGGTQSLHTNGYDEALSLPTEEAARIALRTQQIVGFESGVADTADPLAGSYFVETLTNEVEAKAWELIATIDAMGGSVSAIEQGFIQDEIARSAYTYQKQIEAGEKIIVGVNKFQVKEENKVAGFKIDDSIRQVQAAKLQELRARRDATKASNCLHQLRDAAVQGNNIMPVVIDAVENFCTLGEIADTLRDVFGEYK, from the coding sequence ATGAGCCATGATCAAAAGTTTACCGATAGCAATATTGGTATCAATACCGTATATACAGCCGAGGATGTAAAGGACCTGAGTCCTGAACTTCCCGGCTCATTTCCTTTTACCCGTGGTGTACAACCCGATATGTACCGCGGCCGCTTGTGGACCATGCGGCAATATGCTGGTTTTTCCACCGCTGAAGAAAGTAACAAGCGCTACCACTACCTCCTTTCGCAGGGCGTAAGTGGGTTAAGCGTTGCCTTCGATCTGCCTACACAAATTGGCTACGACAGCGACCACGCCCTCAGCGAAGGCGAAGTGGGTAAAGTAGGCGTTGCTATTGATAGCATAGAAGACATGCAGACGCTGTTTCAAGGTATACAACTACAGGATGTAAGCACGTCGATGACGATCAATGCTACAGGATACATCCTGCTGAGTTTTTATGTGGCACTGGCTAAACAGCAAGGTGCAGATCTAACCAAAGTCTCGGGTACTATACAAAATGATATTTTGAAAGAGTATGCGGCGCGTGGTACTTACATCTACCCTCCCAAGCCGAGCATGCGGATCATTACCGACATCTTTGAATGGTGCAGCCAGTCGCTACCAAAATGGAATACGATATCTATTTCCGGCTACCATATACGGGAAGCAGGCAGTACAGCGGTACAGGAAATAGCTTTTACATTAAGCAATGGAAAAGCATACGTACAGGCTGCTCTGGAAAAAGGCTTGGATATAAATGTTTTTGGTAAACGCCTCTCCTTCTTCTTCAATGCGCACAACAACCTGTTTGAAGAAGTAGCAAAATTCAGGGCTGCCCGGAGAATGTGGGCAACCATCATGAAAGAACTGGGTGCAACAGATCCTAAGGCAATGATGCTGCGCTTTCACACCCAAACCGGCGGCAGCACGCTTACAGCACAGCAGCCCATGAATAACATCAGCAGGGTGACTATACAAACACTTGCAGCTGTTTTAGGTGGTACGCAAAGCTTGCATACCAATGGCTACGACGAAGCGCTTAGCCTGCCTACAGAGGAGGCTGCGCGTATTGCATTGCGCACGCAGCAAATTGTTGGATTTGAAAGTGGCGTAGCAGATACTGCTGATCCTTTAGCGGGAAGTTATTTTGTAGAAACATTGACCAATGAAGTAGAAGCGAAAGCATGGGAACTGATAGCAACCATTGATGCTATGGGTGGCAGTGTAAGCGCCATAGAACAAGGATTTATACAGGATGAAATAGCACGCAGTGCATATACTTACCAAAAGCAAATTGAAGCCGGAGAAAAGATCATAGTAGGTGTAAACAAGTTCCAGGTAAAAGAAGAGAATAAAGTTGCTGGCTTTAAAATTGATGATAGCATAAGACAGGTTCAGGCGGCAAAACTGCAGGAGCTACGAGCCAGGCGTGATGCTACAAAGGCTAGCAATTGTTTGCACCAGCTTCGTGATGCAGCAGTACAAGGAAATAACATAATGCCAGTGGTGATAGATGCAGTAGAAAATTTTTGTACACTTGGTGAGATAGCAGATACTTTACGCGATGTTTTTGGAGAGTATAAATAG
- a CDS encoding HesB/IscA family protein: MAEVMNVPVTLTAGAIAEIKRLMAEPGFDNTQYLRVGVKGGGCSGMSYILGFDKKEDSDETFEVEGIPCIINKSHGIYLMGMEVDFQDGLNSRGFTFTNPNASKTCGCGSSFAV; this comes from the coding sequence ATGGCAGAAGTAATGAATGTACCGGTTACACTAACTGCCGGTGCTATAGCAGAAATCAAAAGACTGATGGCTGAACCAGGATTTGATAACACACAGTACTTGCGTGTGGGAGTAAAAGGCGGCGGTTGTAGTGGTATGAGTTATATTCTTGGTTTTGATAAAAAGGAAGATTCTGATGAAACTTTTGAAGTAGAAGGTATTCCTTGCATCATCAATAAGTCACACGGTATTTATTTAATGGGAATGGAAGTAGATTTCCAGGATGGCTTGAATAGCCGTGGATTTACTTTCACTAATCCTAATGCTAGTAAGACCTGCGGATGCGGATCTAGCTTTGCTGTATAG
- a CDS encoding DUF6600 domain-containing protein, which produces MKNLFNKLIVGAFIITMLSACGTSSFMMDDYDDYSYRQNRQVSYNMFYDQLSPYGNWVNYPGYGQVWIVNELGFRPYYTNGRWVYTNMGWTWASNYNWGWAPFHYGRWGHDPRMGWFWVPGLEWGPAWVNWRGNNSFYGWSPMAPNNWNRGYHNDPWVFVNSQYINHHNLSQFYVPQTRNQQLLGSTDVVRPPRTGTGYHPGPDRTEVERHTRQQIRPIRITDADRADRSEISNDEIRIYRPKVEKIKEPVNQQAERQPTQQRPGRIYLDNQEGRNQRFPGNNPSMERREFPNERPTRQFPTERPVRERQPQQERPIERNNFPMERRVPVERENNHQPQRPIYERPRQESPSFERPSRPAFERPAPATGPSTFERPSRAEVPATMPAAQPSTNRPMRQNKEVE; this is translated from the coding sequence ATGAAAAACTTATTCAATAAACTGATCGTTGGAGCCTTCATCATTACGATGTTATCCGCTTGTGGTACATCATCGTTTATGATGGATGACTACGATGACTATAGCTACCGCCAAAACAGGCAGGTGAGCTACAATATGTTCTATGATCAACTAAGCCCTTATGGCAACTGGGTAAACTACCCGGGCTATGGTCAGGTTTGGATTGTGAATGAACTAGGTTTCAGACCTTATTATACCAACGGCCGTTGGGTCTACACCAACATGGGCTGGACGTGGGCATCAAACTACAACTGGGGATGGGCACCGTTCCATTATGGCCGTTGGGGACACGATCCACGTATGGGTTGGTTCTGGGTTCCCGGGTTAGAATGGGGTCCAGCATGGGTTAACTGGAGAGGTAACAACAGTTTCTATGGTTGGTCGCCGATGGCACCAAACAACTGGAACAGAGGCTACCATAACGACCCATGGGTGTTTGTAAATAGCCAGTATATCAACCACCATAATCTGTCGCAGTTTTATGTACCACAAACGCGTAACCAGCAATTATTAGGAAGTACAGATGTAGTAAGGCCGCCACGTACTGGTACAGGCTACCATCCCGGCCCAGACAGAACGGAGGTGGAAAGGCATACAAGGCAGCAGATAAGGCCGATAAGAATAACAGATGCTGACCGCGCAGATAGAAGCGAAATCTCTAATGATGAGATCAGGATTTACAGGCCAAAGGTCGAAAAGATCAAAGAGCCGGTAAATCAGCAGGCAGAGAGGCAGCCAACCCAACAAAGGCCAGGAAGAATTTATCTTGATAACCAAGAAGGAAGAAATCAAAGATTTCCAGGAAATAATCCTTCTATGGAAAGAAGAGAATTTCCGAATGAAAGGCCCACCAGGCAATTCCCTACAGAAAGACCAGTAAGGGAGCGGCAGCCACAACAGGAAAGGCCAATTGAAAGAAACAATTTTCCTATGGAAAGAAGAGTGCCTGTGGAGCGTGAAAATAACCACCAACCACAGCGACCAATCTATGAAAGACCGCGCCAGGAGAGTCCTTCTTTCGAACGTCCATCAAGACCTGCATTTGAAAGGCCAGCACCTGCAACAGGACCTTCTACTTTCGAAAGACCTTCAAGAGCTGAAGTTCCTGCAACTATGCCTGCAGCACAACCTTCGACCAATAGACCTATGAGGCAAAACAAAGAAGTGGAATAA
- the secDF gene encoding protein translocase subunit SecDF — MQLKGLVKIFAVALILICLYQLSFTWFVRSHESSMAERAEKWVKAMYPQSPEQKYPGNKELQALYADTLLQAKKSRLQRLLDSTKNEKIVLGVGTYQYAKDQELMLGLDLQGGMNVTMEVGLDGLIKSLANNTKDPAFNKAIEEAARRKANSGADFISLFEDEYKKANPNGKLASLFAMGSNRRITYESTDGEVLNYIRTEAKSAVNNTYNILRTRIDKFGVAQPTINLDENKGIITIELAGVTDPERVRKYLQSTANLQFFEVYNLGEIAESYQNAEKALAAYLTGTSATPAADTTANAPVAANTDTASKGTLSALDSNTAKATPADAKSQAPISSILGILQPQQGQDGQVQFPAALGYVRVVDTGLLSSYLRMDLVRSKFPNNLQFMYGKAEGNDAKAREFLPLYAVKTVDGKAKLEGENVSDASQDYDERGRVAIKMNMDGTGTRIWAKMTRENVGKPIAIVMDEIVYSAPFVNGEIPNGSSQITGSFSVVEAQDLAQILKSGKLPAPAKIVQEQVVGPTLGQDAIEGGALAFLLAFTGIFVLMLVFYSTSGWIANIALFFNLLFTIGILSALGATLTAPGIAGLILTIGIAVDTNVIIFERIKEELEKGRTYSAAVAEGYKKSLAPVLDANVTGLITACILFYYGLGPVLGFATTQIIGILLSMFCGILLSRLVTDWWTNKKRHFNYDTAFSRKLFRETKLKFVEYRKYAYIMSALVLILGIGTYFNGFDQGVEFVGGRSYTIKFAKPQDLNTVRNSLQTTFGEFPVVKTIGNNSQLNITTSYMIKEGGNNVDSLVEYKLYQGLQSFLPAGTSFQEFSNNYKQSSQTVLPTISDDLKAGALRATIIALFAIFLYIFIRFRDWRYSLGATLALFHDALVVLIIFSYFRNIVPFPLEIDQHFIAALLTVIGFSINDTVIIFDRIREESGIMKGADRPTIINKAVNSTLSRTIMTSVTVFLTLLCLFIFGGEVTRGFAFAMMIGVLVGIYSTVFVAAPILVDMGKKKPLGSSSVDVAAGTKPSTATTARPAKV, encoded by the coding sequence ATGCAACTGAAAGGTTTGGTGAAGATTTTTGCGGTAGCATTGATCTTGATTTGTTTGTACCAACTAAGCTTTACATGGTTTGTCCGCAGCCATGAAAGTTCGATGGCTGAAAGAGCGGAAAAGTGGGTGAAAGCCATGTACCCACAATCCCCCGAGCAAAAATACCCTGGCAACAAAGAACTGCAGGCATTATATGCTGACACATTACTCCAGGCTAAGAAGTCCCGTCTTCAACGTTTGCTTGACAGTACAAAAAATGAAAAGATCGTTTTAGGAGTTGGTACCTATCAGTATGCAAAAGACCAGGAGTTAATGCTGGGTCTTGATCTGCAAGGTGGTATGAATGTGACGATGGAAGTTGGTTTGGATGGCTTGATCAAATCTCTTGCTAACAACACCAAAGATCCTGCATTCAATAAAGCAATTGAGGAAGCTGCACGTCGCAAAGCAAACAGTGGTGCAGATTTCATCAGCCTATTTGAAGACGAATACAAGAAAGCAAATCCAAATGGCAAACTAGCTTCTTTGTTTGCTATGGGTAGCAATCGTAGGATCACCTATGAAAGCACTGATGGAGAAGTTCTAAACTACATCCGCACTGAAGCAAAAAGCGCGGTTAACAATACCTATAACATCTTACGTACACGTATAGATAAATTTGGTGTTGCACAGCCTACTATTAATCTTGATGAGAACAAAGGTATCATCACCATTGAACTTGCTGGTGTTACCGATCCTGAAAGAGTTCGTAAATACCTTCAGTCTACTGCAAACCTGCAGTTCTTCGAAGTATATAATCTTGGTGAGATTGCAGAAAGCTACCAGAATGCAGAAAAAGCATTAGCAGCTTATTTAACTGGTACATCTGCTACTCCTGCTGCTGATACTACAGCTAACGCTCCAGTTGCAGCAAATACTGACACAGCCAGCAAAGGAACATTGAGTGCTTTGGATAGCAATACTGCAAAGGCAACACCTGCTGATGCAAAAAGTCAGGCTCCTATCTCATCTATTCTTGGAATATTACAACCTCAACAAGGCCAGGATGGACAGGTTCAATTTCCTGCTGCTCTTGGATATGTACGTGTTGTAGATACAGGTTTGCTTAGCAGCTACCTAAGAATGGACCTTGTAAGAAGCAAGTTTCCAAACAACCTGCAATTCATGTATGGTAAAGCAGAAGGAAATGATGCTAAAGCAAGAGAATTCCTGCCTCTTTACGCAGTAAAAACTGTTGATGGTAAAGCAAAATTAGAAGGTGAGAATGTTAGCGATGCATCACAAGATTATGATGAGCGTGGAAGAGTTGCTATCAAAATGAACATGGATGGCACAGGTACACGTATCTGGGCTAAAATGACAAGAGAGAATGTAGGTAAGCCTATTGCCATTGTTATGGATGAGATCGTTTACAGTGCTCCTTTTGTAAATGGTGAAATTCCTAATGGTAGCTCACAGATCACAGGTAGCTTTTCTGTAGTAGAAGCGCAAGACCTTGCACAAATACTAAAGAGTGGTAAACTTCCTGCGCCTGCTAAAATTGTACAAGAGCAAGTAGTAGGACCTACACTTGGCCAGGATGCGATCGAAGGTGGTGCATTAGCATTCCTTCTTGCTTTCACTGGAATCTTCGTTCTGATGCTGGTGTTCTATAGCACATCAGGATGGATTGCCAACATCGCCTTGTTCTTCAACTTACTATTTACAATAGGTATTCTAAGTGCACTGGGCGCTACCCTTACTGCACCTGGTATTGCTGGTCTTATCCTGACCATCGGTATCGCTGTAGATACTAACGTTATCATCTTTGAAAGGATTAAAGAAGAACTGGAAAAAGGACGCACTTACTCAGCTGCCGTAGCTGAAGGTTATAAAAAGTCATTAGCACCAGTATTAGATGCCAACGTCACTGGTTTGATCACTGCATGTATACTTTTCTACTATGGACTTGGGCCGGTACTAGGATTTGCTACCACGCAGATCATCGGTATCCTGCTTTCTATGTTCTGCGGAATATTGCTTTCAAGACTTGTTACTGACTGGTGGACAAACAAAAAGCGTCACTTCAATTACGATACAGCATTTAGCCGTAAACTCTTCAGGGAGACAAAGCTGAAATTTGTTGAGTACCGCAAGTACGCCTACATAATGTCAGCACTTGTACTGATCTTAGGTATCGGTACTTATTTCAATGGCTTTGACCAGGGTGTGGAATTCGTCGGTGGACGTAGCTACACTATCAAATTTGCAAAGCCACAGGATCTGAATACTGTAAGAAATAGCTTACAAACAACTTTCGGAGAGTTCCCTGTAGTGAAAACCATTGGCAACAACAGCCAGTTGAACATCACTACTTCTTATATGATCAAAGAGGGAGGTAATAATGTTGACTCACTGGTTGAATACAAACTTTACCAGGGTCTGCAGAGCTTTTTACCTGCCGGAACATCTTTCCAGGAATTCTCTAACAACTATAAGCAGAGCAGCCAGACAGTTCTTCCAACTATCTCTGATGACCTGAAAGCTGGTGCATTAAGAGCAACGATCATCGCTCTTTTTGCCATCTTCCTTTACATCTTTATCCGTTTCCGCGACTGGAGATACTCTTTGGGAGCGACACTTGCGCTATTCCACGATGCATTGGTTGTATTGATCATTTTCAGCTACTTCAGAAACATCGTTCCTTTCCCTCTTGAGATCGACCAGCACTTTATAGCTGCGTTGCTAACAGTGATTGGTTTCTCTATCAACGATACGGTGATCATCTTCGATCGTATTCGTGAAGAGAGTGGAATAATGAAAGGTGCTGACAGACCAACGATCATCAACAAAGCAGTGAACAGCACGCTAAGCCGTACGATCATGACTTCTGTGACCGTATTCTTAACCCTGTTATGCTTGTTCATTTTCGGTGGTGAAGTAACAAGAGGTTTTGCTTTTGCAATGATGATAGGTGTATTGGTAGGTATCTACTCTACAGTATTTGTGGCTGCACCAATCTTAGTTGATATGGGTAAGAAAAAACCACTTGGATCTTCATCTGTTGATGTTGCAGCTGGTACAAAACCATCTACAGCAACTACAGCTCGTCCAGCTAAAGTTTAA
- a CDS encoding pyridoxal phosphate-dependent aminotransferase, giving the protein MAKLGRELRSQGLDIVDLSLGEPDFDTPVHIKEAAIKAINENWSHYTPVAGFMDLREAICTKFKRDNNLDYKPENVMVSTGAKQSIANLVLAMVEAGDEVIIPTPYWVTYSEIVKLAGGTVSFVATKMANGYKITPAELEEAITPATKLFMFSSPCNPTGAVYSKEELKALADVFMKYPHIYIMSDEIYEYINYVGGHESIAQFDELKERVIIINGLSKGFAMTGYRLGYMAGASDIIKACEKLQGQFTSGTNSVTQRAAITALTSSLDTTWEMVKQFEIRKHRTIELLQDIPGFECAEPDGAFYVFPKVSSLFGKTINGNLIKNAEDLSMFLLTSAHVSTVTGYAFGESNCIRLSFANSLEKIEKGLGRIKEALAGVAEAV; this is encoded by the coding sequence ATGGCTAAACTAGGCCGTGAACTCAGGTCGCAAGGATTGGATATAGTAGATCTAAGTTTGGGAGAACCTGATTTTGATACGCCCGTACATATAAAAGAAGCAGCTATAAAAGCCATCAATGAAAATTGGAGTCACTATACACCGGTAGCTGGTTTCATGGATCTGCGCGAAGCAATCTGTACAAAATTCAAACGTGATAATAATCTTGACTACAAGCCGGAGAATGTAATGGTATCTACCGGTGCCAAACAAAGCATTGCAAACCTGGTGCTCGCCATGGTTGAAGCCGGTGATGAAGTAATTATTCCAACACCTTATTGGGTTACATATTCTGAAATAGTAAAGCTGGCAGGAGGGACTGTAAGTTTTGTAGCTACGAAGATGGCAAATGGGTATAAGATCACTCCAGCTGAACTGGAAGAAGCAATTACGCCAGCTACCAAGCTGTTCATGTTCTCTTCTCCGTGTAATCCTACAGGCGCTGTTTATAGTAAAGAAGAACTAAAAGCATTGGCTGATGTTTTTATGAAGTATCCTCATATATATATAATGAGTGATGAGATATATGAGTATATCAATTATGTAGGAGGGCACGAGAGTATAGCACAGTTTGATGAATTGAAAGAGCGTGTTATCATTATCAACGGGCTAAGCAAAGGCTTTGCAATGACAGGCTACAGGCTTGGATATATGGCAGGTGCTTCAGACATAATTAAAGCCTGCGAAAAATTGCAAGGGCAGTTTACCAGCGGTACAAATTCAGTAACACAACGTGCTGCCATAACTGCACTTACCAGCAGTTTGGATACTACCTGGGAAATGGTAAAACAATTCGAAATACGCAAGCATCGAACTATTGAATTACTTCAAGATATCCCAGGCTTTGAATGTGCTGAACCCGATGGTGCTTTTTATGTATTCCCCAAAGTGAGTTCATTGTTCGGAAAGACCATCAATGGTAACCTGATAAAAAATGCTGAGGACCTGAGCATGTTCCTGCTTACTTCTGCACACGTATCTACTGTTACTGGTTATGCTTTTGGTGAGAGCAACTGTATACGGTTGAGCTTTGCTAACAGCCTGGAGAAAATTGAGAAGGGGCTAGGCCGTATAAAAGAAGCTTTAGCTGGAGTAGCGGAGGCTGTTTGA
- a CDS encoding pirin family protein: MKTVKANYKAVYEPIADLVTYRAMPTEHVPMNHLDPFIFLNHHGWQEYKPNNNGLPFGPHPHRGFETVTFIIEGDLTHKDSSGASSIIKEGGVQWMTAGSGLVHAEISSDEFKQKGGPLEILQLWVNLPAAHKMTAPKYTGLQQNEIPVATVDDGKVRAQVISGEFEGTKGAIEPLTDIHLTRIDFSEGGKLTLNIDAGKTVFLYVVRGVVKVNGEPTEKHHIVEFSHDGKVIELKATEDAMILFGHATPFHEPFVAYGPFVMNTQEEIMQAYEDYNQGKFGGGI; encoded by the coding sequence ATGAAAACCGTTAAAGCAAATTACAAAGCAGTATACGAGCCTATAGCCGACCTGGTTACTTATCGCGCTATGCCTACCGAACATGTACCTATGAACCACCTTGATCCTTTTATTTTTTTAAATCATCATGGTTGGCAGGAGTACAAACCAAATAACAATGGATTGCCTTTTGGCCCACATCCGCATCGTGGTTTTGAAACAGTAACCTTTATCATAGAAGGCGATCTTACACATAAGGATAGTAGTGGCGCCAGTAGTATTATAAAAGAAGGCGGCGTGCAATGGATGACCGCCGGTAGCGGATTGGTGCATGCAGAAATATCCTCGGATGAATTCAAACAAAAAGGCGGGCCTTTAGAAATATTACAGTTGTGGGTGAACTTACCTGCCGCACACAAGATGACCGCACCTAAATATACAGGCCTGCAGCAGAACGAAATTCCTGTAGCCACTGTGGATGATGGTAAAGTACGGGCACAGGTTATTTCCGGGGAGTTTGAAGGAACAAAAGGTGCTATAGAACCACTAACCGATATTCATCTTACACGTATAGATTTTTCTGAAGGCGGCAAACTAACCTTGAATATAGATGCTGGTAAAACTGTCTTCTTATATGTGGTACGTGGAGTAGTAAAAGTTAATGGTGAGCCTACAGAGAAGCATCACATTGTGGAGTTTAGCCATGATGGAAAGGTGATAGAGCTGAAAGCAACGGAAGATGCTATGATACTTTTTGGTCATGCTACTCCTTTTCATGAACCATTTGTGGCCTATGGTCCTTTTGTAATGAATACACAAGAAGAGATTATGCAGGCTTATGAAGATTACAACCAGGGGAAGTTTGGCGGCGGCATTTAA